In the Acanthopagrus latus isolate v.2019 chromosome 23, fAcaLat1.1, whole genome shotgun sequence genome, one interval contains:
- the LOC119014708 gene encoding ADP-ribosylation factor-like protein 4D, whose product MGNQLTEIAPNTPFLPSFQSLHVVVIGLDSAGKTALLYRLKLREFVETIPTKGFNMERIKVPMGNSKTNTTTFQVWDVGGQEKLRPLWKSYTRRTDGLVFVVDAAETERMEEAKVELNRITRSAENQGVPVLVLANKQDLDGAMSSSEVEKVLALHEMSSSTLHHTQGCSALDGQGLQPGLEKLYEMILKRKKMLRHSKKKR is encoded by the exons ATGGGGAACCAGCTAACAGAAATTGCCCCAAACACCCCATTCCTCCCTAGCTTCCAGTCTTTGCACGTAGTTGTGATCGGTTTGGACTCCGCAGGGAAAACCGCCCTCCTCTACAGACTCAAGCTGCGGGAGTTTGTTGAGACAATCCCCACTAAAGGCTTCAACATGGAGCGGATTAAAGTGCCTATGGGGAACTCCAAAACCAACACCACCACGTTCCAGGTGTGGGACGTTGGCGGTCAAGAGAAGCTGAGGCCCCTTTGGAAGTCGTACACCAGGAGGACGGATGGCCTGGTGTTCGTGGTGGATGCTGCCGAGACAGAGCGCATGGAGGAGGCCAAGGTGGAACTTAATCGGATCACCCGGTCAGCAGAAAACCAAGGGGTGCCCGTGCTGGTTCTGGCAAACAAACAGGATCTGGATGGAGCCATGTCATCTTCAGAG gtggagAAGGTGCTGGCTCTGCATGAGATGAGCTCATCCACACTTCACCACACACAGGGCTGCTCGGCGCTGGATGGTCAGGGCCTGCAGCCCGGCCTGGAGAAGCTCTACGAGATGAtcctgaagaggaagaagatgctCCGACACAGCAAAaagaagagatga